Below is a window of Gammaproteobacteria bacterium DNA.
ATTGGTCAGTTATTCGTTCCAGGCTCCAAGCGTGAAATGAGCACATTAGTCCCAGACTACTCGCAAGATGAAGACGGTGTCGACAGCGTGAAGGTGCTTATGGCAACGCCCAATTTAATTATGTTTGAGGCATTCAGGCCAGCAGGAGAGATAGATCGCATGCATATGCATAAAGATCATCACTCTGTTGCCTATCAGAAGGAGGGGAAAGTGCGGATGTCGATTGGGTCAGAGACATTTGTGGTCGAGGCAGGCGATACCTATCACCATCCCATGGGTGTAAAACATCAGCACGAGTCACTAGAAGACTCGGTGCGAATTGAGATCAAGTTTTATCCCGATGGCAATGCTATTGAATCCTGGAATCGACTGGTAGGTGGGTCGTTAGCTAAATAGAAAATAACGCGCATCTATCTCTCCATCTGTACCTTTGTCTTGCTGTCAGCCTAGGCGTTTTACTCAATCCTCTGCTCTCAAATGCGTATAGCGCATCGGTACGTCTTTGCCGTATTAATCCGTAGTAGTTTGAACTGACACGCCACTTCAATTTCAGCACACCTCAGAGTTTTCACTACGCTTTTCAGTAAAAAGCCCCGCCGGAAGCGGGGCTTTTTACGTTGGATTATCCTAATTGTATTACGGTAGTACGAACTCACCTGTCCATGAGAACTTGGTGTTATTACCATCTTTAGTGATAGGTCCACCGGGTATACATGCCCCACCGCCTGTCACACCAGCATATTTACCGGTTCCACCATGCATGGCCCAAGTGCAGTCACTAAAATCAGGAGTTGTTGCACCATTTGTTGCTACAAAAGTATCTCCGTCAATGTCAGTTGCTGTACAGGTTCCTCTAAAAGCTATAGGCGCCCCCTGTGCTGACAACAACAGAGTCGCGTTGCAATCAGCTACTTTCTCA
It encodes the following:
- a CDS encoding cupin domain-containing protein, with the protein product MTKSESLGNFVAFMDSIDIGQLFVPGSKREMSTLVPDYSQDEDGVDSVKVLMATPNLIMFEAFRPAGEIDRMHMHKDHHSVAYQKEGKVRMSIGSETFVVEAGDTYHHPMGVKHQHESLEDSVRIEIKFYPDGNAIESWNRLVGGSLAK